The DNA sequence GCGAACATCGACAAGCCGCTCTTTATCGCCGAGATATCCAGTTCCGAAAAGGGCGGCAACAAGGCGGAATGGATAACCGACATGTTCGAACATTTCGCGACCGACTTCTCGCGGGTATTCGCGGTGATGTGGTTCAGCCAGAGCAAGGAAGCCAACGAAGGCGACTGGGCGCTCAATACCTCGCAAGCCGCAGTGGACGCCTGGAAGGCGGGCATCGCGAAGATGAAGGCGCTCGAGCAGATATCATCCAGCAGCCAAGGCGACATAGAGCTAAGTTCTTCCAGTTCTCTCGGCTCTTCCAGTTCTTCGGACGAGAGCATCGCCATCCGCACGGGCGCGATTGCGGGCAAGTATTCGTTCCGGCAGCAGGGCGGCAAGTTGCTTTTGCAAGTTGACCGCGCCGTGACCGCGAGCGTCATTCAGTTCGATTACCAGGGACGCATCCTGTGGAAGAGCGCAGTGCAAAACTTCGCCCCGGGCGAGCACGTCATCAACGCGCCAGAAGTAAGCACTCGCAGCATCTACAAACTCGACGTGGTGCGCTAAGCGAAGTATTCTTCGAAAGCGCCTCAATGCGGGCGCCTTAAGCCTCTTCGTTCAAGAAAGAATTTTCACAGTACCTATACGGCTAGAACTTTATCGTGACATCCATGCGTGTCGTTTTCCTTGTTACGGCTATATAAATCACGCTACCGGTCGTAAACCCGACAAATCCCGCAAGCGTTATCCAGCCACTCATTTTTTCTCTAGGGTTCCGGCCTGCGCAGAACCGATTCGGAATAGTGTTCGAACGATTCTCCGACAAGGGATGTATCCGGCACATCACGCGCCATCGCCGGCATGGCAAGCCACAAGGCGCAGAAGACTATGTACAAACTAATCTTCACTGTCCATTTTCTCCTAGTTACGCAATAAATGTAACTCATTTCCCCCGAGAAAGGACAGGCCCCGCACAACCCGCTGACAACAGGAAAAAGTACGGGGATGAATGGCGCGAAAAACTATTTAGAAGAAACAGAAAAGGCCCGCTGTTTGTACAGCGAGCCTCTCTCTAGGATAATTCTGTGCTTGCGCGCGAGAATTAGAAACGGAAGTGAGCGAAAGCCTTGTTGGCTTCGGCCATCTTGTGCGTATCGTTCTTCTTGCGGACAGCGTTGCCTTCACCGTTCTTGGCAGCAACGAGTTCGGCAGCAAGGCGGTCGGCCATGTTGGGTTCGTTGCGGTTGCGGGCGGCATCAAGGAGCCAGCGGAGAGCGAGAGCCTTGGCGCGGTCCGGAGCAACTTCCATCGGAACCTGGTAGTTGGCACCACCGACGCGGCGAGACTTGACTTCAACACGCGGCTTGATGTTTTCGAGGCAGATTTCGAACTTCTCAAGCGGGGTTTCCTTGCCTTCGACCTTCTTGTCGAGGAGGTCAAGAGCAGTGTAGACGATCTGTTCGGCGATGGTCTTCTTGCCCTGCTTGAGCACGACACCGACGAGTTCGGTGACGAGAACGGACTTGAAACGCGGATCCGGGAGGATGGAGCGATGGAGAGCCTTTCTTCTTCTAGACATATTCTACTTCCTTACTTCTTGGCCGGAGCGGCACCTTTCTTCTTAACACCGTACTTGGAGCGGCCGTTCTGGCGGCCGTTGACAGCCTGAGTATCGAGAGCACCACGGATGATGTGGTAACGGACACCCGGAACATCCTTAACACGGCCACCGCGGATGAGCACGATGGAGTGTTCCTGGAGGTTGTGGCCTTCGCCAGGGATGTAAGCGGTAACTTCCATCTTGTTGGAAAGACGCACACGGGCAATCTTACGAAGAGCGGAGTTCGGCTTCTTCGGAGTGCTGGTGTACACACGGGTGCAAACGCCGCGCTTCTGCGGGCAGGACTTCAAGGCCACGGAAGCGGTCTTGTTGCTGATCTGTTCACGTCCGTTGCGGACGAGCTGTTGAATAGTAGGCACTATTAATCTCCTAGATTTTGGAGTGCAAATATAGTTCTTTTTCCAAATTTTTCAAGTACATAACCGAAATTAGTCCACATCTTCGTCATCAGAGGCACCCATATCGGTGTCAATCATCTGAATTCCGGAGTCTGCGTTACCGTAATCGGCATGCACATTCTGCAAACGCAGGCGTTCTTCCGCCTCGGCATCGGCATCAACCACCTGGACGTTCCTCAGGTGGCGGGCACCAGTACCGCACGGAATGAGGCGGCCCATAATCACGTTCTCCTTGAGGCCCATGAGCGGGTCGACCTGCCCTTCGATAGAAGCGCGGGTAAGGATCTTCGTGGTTTCCTGGAACGAGCAGGCAGAGATGAAGCTGTCTGTCGCCAAGGAGGCCTTAGTGATACCAAGGAGCATCGGCGTGAAGGTCGCCGGAGCCTTGCCCTGAGCGACCAGACGGTCGTTCTCGGCGCGCAGGCGTGCCTTGGATATCTCTTCGCCCGGAAGCAGTTCGGAATCGCCGGATTCCTTGACCTTCACCTTGCGCATCATCTGGCGGACGATACATTCGATGTGCTTATCTGCGATAGCCACACCCTGCAGGCGGTACACCGCCTGGATTTCGTTCACCAAGTGACGCTGGACCTCTTCAGGTCCGAGGATCGTCAGGATATCGTGCGGGTCTGCACTGCCTTCGCTGATCTTCTGACCAGCGCGGACACGGTCACCTTCGTTGACCGCCAAGTGGACACCACGCGGAACCAGCACTTTCTCTTCGCGATCGTCCATCTTGATGATAACTTCCTGGTTGTTGCGCACTTCCTTGCCCATGACGACGAGACCGTCGATCGGGGCGAGCACGGCGGTGTTCTTCGGCTTGCGGGCTTCGAAGAGCTCGGCAACGCGCGGAAGACCACCGGTAATGTCGCGGGTCTTACCAGCGGCACGCGGAAGTTTTGCAACGGTAGAACCGACGGTCACCTTGTCGCCATCGTGGACGGTCAAGATAGCGCCGTCCGGCAACATGAAGTGTCCAACCTTGGCACCGGTTTCGTCGATGATGCTGATGGCCGGACGCAGCTGCTTTGCGCTGCCGCCATGCTTCTCGCTAATAACGATCCAGGTTTCGACTTCGGTGTTTTCGTCTTTTTCTACACGGAATGTCTTGTTTTCAACGAGGTCGACGAGCTTGACCTTGCCGGCCACGTTGGTGATAATCGGGCTGTTGTACGGATCCCATTCGAACATCACCTGGTCCTTAGTGACCGTGGCGTTGTTCTCGACGTGCATGATAGCACCGTACGGAATCTGGTAACGACCCTTGTTAATGCCTGTGGTGTCGAAGATGACGAGTTCGGCCATGCGGCTCGTAACGATCTTCTGACCTTCGTGGTCCACTGTAACGACCTGTTCGAGTTCGACGCGGCCATCGACGACGGCCTTCTTGTTGTTCTCGACAGTCAGACGGGAAGAAGCACCACCGATGTGGAACGTACGGAGGGTAAGCTGCGTACCCGGTTCACCGATGGACTGTGCAGCGAGCACACCCACGGCTTCGCCGAGGTCGACCGGACGACCGGAAGCCAGCATACGGCCGTAGCACTTGGAGCAGACGCCGTTCTTCGAATTACAAGTGAGCACGGAACGCATCTTGATGTGTTCGAGACCGGTCGCGCTGATCTTCGGGAGGTCGCGTTCGGTCACGAGTTCGCCAGCCTTCACGATCACTTCGCCCGTCACCGGGTGCTTGATGTCGTCGACCGGTGCGCGACCGAGGAGACGTTCTTCCAGCGGGATGACGGTATCGTCACCATCCTTGAATGCGGAAACTTCAATACCGTCGGTGGTACCGCAGTCTTCTTCGGTAACAACGAGGTCCTGTCCCACGTCCACGAGACGACGGGTAAGGTAACCAGCGTCAGCCGTCTTAAGAGCGGTATCGGCCAGACCCTTACGGGCACCGTGAGACGAAATGAAGTATTCCATCACGTTCAGGCCTTCGCGGAAGCAGGACTTAATCGGGTTTTCGATAACTTCCTGACCGCCGAGCTGCTTGATCGGCTTCTGCATCAGACCGCGCATACCGGACAGCTGCATAATCTGCTGGCGGCTACCACGAGCGCCAGAGTCAGCCATCATGTAGACCGGGTTGAAGCCGTCACGGTCGTGAGAAAGCAAATCCCACTGCTTGGCAGCGACATCGCTCGTGGTCTTGGACCACACGTCGATGATCTGGTTGTAACGTTCGCCATCGGTAATCACACCGTCTTCGTAAAGGCTGCGGATTTCGTTGACCTTTTCGGTAGCGGCATCGAGCAAGGCCTGCTTCTCTTCCGGGATCACCATTTCGGCGATAGCCACGGAGGAACCGGCGCGGGTTGCCCACTTGTAACCGTTGGCCTTGAGGTTGTCGAGGTATTCGACAGTCACGCGGTTGCCGGTACGGCGGTACAGGTCGTCGATGGACTTGGCGATAACCTTCTTGCCGAAGGTTTCGTTAGCATAACCGAGTTCGTTGGGAACAAATTCGTTAAAGATGATTCGGCCGACAGTCGTCTTGATGACGTTGTCTTCCTTGAGCGTAAGGAACTTGATCTTTTCGCCAGCCTTGACGCTTTCTTCGAGGTTGCCGTTGTCGTCGGCGATTTCACGCACGCAAACGCAGTCCTTCTCGAGGGCGCCCGTGTAGATCTTGCGACCGGCGGGGAGCTTGAGGTAGACGGAAGCGTTCAGGTCGACAACTTCGTTCTCGTAAGCGCGGATGGCTTCGGCAGAATCGTAGAAGTGCATGCCTTCGCCCTTGCGACCCGGACGCGGCTTGGTCAGGTAGTACAGACCGAGCACGATGTCCTGGCCCGGCACAGCGATCGGCTGACCGGAAGCGGGGTGCAGGATGTTGTTCGAGGACAGCATGAGCACGCGGCATTCAAGCTGAGTTTCGAAGCTAAGCGGGAGGTGCACAGCCATCTGGTCACCGTCGAAGTCCGCGTTGAATGCGGTACAGACGAGCGGGTGGAGGCGGATGGCGTTACCTTCAATCAGTTTCGGATAGAAGGCCTGGATACCCAAGCGGTGAAGCGTCGGGGCGCGGTTCAGCATGACCGGGTGGTCCTCGATGATTTCTTCGAGGATGTCCCACACTTCGGGGCGTTCGGCGTCAACGTACTTCTTGGCGGACTTGAGCGTGTAAACGATGCCGTCTTCTTCCAAGCGCTGGATGATGAACGGCTTGTAAAGTTCGAGAGCCATGCGCTTCGGGAGACCGCACTGGTGCATCTGGAGTTCCGGTCCCACCACAATGACGGAACGGCCGGAGTAGTCCACACGCTTACCGAGGAGGTTCATACGGAAGCGACCCTGCTTACCCTTGAGGAGTTCGGCGAGGCTCTTGAGCGGGCGCGTGCTGCCGGTACGGGCGGTACGGCGGCCGCTGTCGAACAGCTGGTCGACGGCTTCCTGCAGCATGCGCTTCTCGTTGCAGAGAATCACGTTAGGGGCACGGATGTCGATGAGCTTCTTCAAGCGGTTGTTGCGGTTGATGACGCGACGGTAGAGTTCGTTCAGGTCGGAGGTCGCAAAGCGGCCGCCTTCGAGCGGAACGAGCGGGCGCAGGTCGGGCGGAATCACCGGAAGCACGTCGAGAATCATCCAGGAAGGCTGGTTCGCGAGGAGGCGCACTTCGTTCGGGTAGCGGCGACGGAATTCTTCGTAGGCGTCGGCCAGCACGAATTCGGAGTGCTTGGACTCGTAGTCAGCCTTGAATTCGGCGATGGCTTCGGCGAGGCCCTTGAGCCATGCCTTGCCGGCGTCGCGGGAACCGTCCGGGTTGTTGTAGTAGCTGCGGAAGCTTTCCATCTGAGACTTGCGGAAGGCGTCGACAATCTTGAGGCGCTTGATGGCATCGTCCATCTTCGTCTTGGAATTGGAGCGGGCCTGGTCGCGGAGCTTCGCGGAAAGTTCGGTAAGGTCGAGCTTGTCAAGCAGGAGCTTGATGGCGGAAGCGCCCATGCGGGCGTCGAACGCGCGGCCTTCGGCGACGAGGTCCTGGTAGGTGACTTCGTCGATGAGGGAGTTTTCTTCGAGTTCGGCGTCGCCCTTGTCGATAACGACATAGCGCTCGTAGTAGATGACCTGTTCCAGGTCCTTCGTGCTGAGGCCGAGGAGGGCGCCAATCACGCAGGGCTGGTTACGGACGAACCAGGTGTGAGCCAGAGGAATAGCGAGTTCGATATGGCCCATGCGTTCGCGACGGACGCGGGAGTGGGTCACTTCGACGCCGCAACGGTCGCAGATAACGCCCTTGTAGCGTGCGCGCTTGAACTTGCCGCAGTTGCATTCCCAGTTCTTGACAGGTCCGAAGATCTTTTCGCAGAAAAGACCATCACGTTCAGGCTTGAACGTACGGTAGTTGATCGTTTCCGGCTTGGTGACTTCACCATAAGACCAGTAACGGATCAGGTCCGGAGCGGCGAGATGAATCGAAATATCGCCGGAATTCTCTTGATTTTCCATCATTTCTTCGGACATATTACTTATCTCCAATGGTCTCGATATCAAGACCCAAAGAATGAACTTCGCGAATCATAACGTTGAAGGACTCGGGGATACCCGGCTTCGGCGTGTTCTTGCCGTGGACGATGGCGTCATACACCATGGAACGTCCCGTGACATCGTCGGACTTGACGGTGAGGAGTTCCTGCAGCGTGTAAGCGGCACCGTAAGCTTCCATGGCCCACACTTCCATTTCACCGAAGCGCTGGCCACCGAACTGGCTCTTACCGCCGAGCGGCTGCTGCGTCACAAGGGCGTAGCTACCGATAGAACGGGCGTGGATCTTGTCGTCCACCAAGTGGCCGAGCTTGAGGTAGTACATGTAACCGATGGTCACCGGGTTCAGGAAGGCTTCACCGGTACGGCCGTCATAGAGCTTGGCCTTACCGATAATCTTGTCGTGTTCCGGATCCATCTCGTAGCTAACGATCGGGTTCTTCTGGTAGGCCTTTTCGAGTTCCTTGCAGATGTCTTCGAACTTGGCACCGTCGAACACCGGAGTCGAAACCTTGAAGCCGAGCGTCTTGGCGGCCCAGCCCAGGTGGACTTCAAGCACCTGACCGATGTTCATACGAGAAGGCACGCCCATCGGGTTCAGGAGGATCTGGAGCGGACGACCGTCTTCGGTGAACGGCATGTCTTCGACCGGAACAATCTTGGAGACAACGCCCTTGTTACCGTGGCGACCGGCCATCTTGTCACCGATGGAGAGGCAGCGCTTCTTGGCGATGTACACCTTGACGCTCTTCAAGACACCGGGCTTGAGTTCGTCGCCCTTCGTGACCTTGTCGATTTCCTTTTCCATCGTGCGGGTCAGGGTGTCGAGGTTGTCGCGTGCGACGAGCACGAGCGAGAGAACCTGTTCCTGGAGTTCGTCGTCACCCACCACGAAGGTAGATGCGGGCGACACCTTGGTCACGTCGATAGCGGTGAGGTTCTGAGCCGTGTAGGTCTGGCCTTCGCGGATCAGGAGTTCATGAGTTTCGTTGTCCATCACCTTGCCGGCCGGCTTGCCGCCGAGGAGTTCGAACAAGTGTTCGCGGCAGGATTCCTTGATCTTGTCGATCTGGGTCTGGAAGTTGGAGCGGATGCTCTCAATCGTTTCCTGATCCTTTTCCTTGCTCTTCTTGTCGGACTTTTCCTTCTTGCAGAAGATGCGGGTTTCGAGAACCACGCCCTTCATGCCCGGAGGAGCCTTGAGGGAGGAGTCGCGCACGTCGCCGGCCTTTTCGCCGAAGATGGCACGGAGCAAACGTTCTTCCGGAGAGAGTTCGGTTTCGCCCTTCGGGGTAACCTTACCCACGAGGATGTCATCCGGACCGACTTCGGCACCCACGCGGATCACGCCGTTTTCGTCGAGGTTGCGGAGAGCTTCTTCGCCGACGTTCGGGATTTCGCGAGTGAGTTCTTCCGGACCGCGCTTGGTTTCGCGGACATCGAGTTCGTATTCTTCGATGTGGATGGAAGTGAAGGTGTCCTTGATGGCGAGTTCTTCGGAAATGATAACGGCGTCTTCGTAGTTGTAACCATTCCACGGGAGGAAGCCGATGAGGATGTTCTTACCGAGGGCCAGTTCGCCGTGGTCGGTAGACACGCCGTCAGCCAGCACGTCGCCAGCCTTGACGAAGTCGCCCACGTTCACGATAGGCTTCTGGTTCACGCAGGAATCCTGGTTGGAACGCTCGAACTTGCGGAGCGTGTATTCGTCGATAGGATCCTTGCCGAGGAATTCGTAGTTTTCGCCGAGACCGGTGAGCGGTTCGAAGTTGCCGTTCACCATGTTGCCGCGCTGCACGGTAATGTTGCGGGCGTCAACGAAGGTCACGCGGCCGTCGTGCTTGGCGCGGACAACCGTACCCGAGTCGAGGGCGGCGCGACGTTCGAGGCCGGTACCCACCACGGGGGCTTCCGCACGGAGCAGAGGCACAGCCTGGCGCTGCATGTTAGAACCCATCAATGCGCGGTTGGCGTCATCGTGTTCAAGGAACGGGATGAGGCCAGCGGCCACGGACACGATCTGCATCGGGGCCACGTCCATGAGGTCGATGCGTTCGACGTCGTAGTCGCCAATCTCGATGCTGTCCTGGCGGAGCACATGCGGGTATTCGCTCTTGTCGCGGACGATGACGTATTCTTCCTTGAAGCGGTTGTCGTCGGTGAGCTCGGTAGAGGCCGGAGCAACCTTGAAGGCGTCTTCTTCGTCGGCGGTGAGGTAAGTGATAAAGTCAGAAACGACCTGGTCGATGGAGTTGCTGGCCTGCACGTAGTCGGCGCTGCCGCTGAATCCGTCGAGTTCGAAACCGTTCTTGAAGTAGCGGACTTCGCCTTCGGAATCGGTGAACTGGAACACCTTGCCGGCGAACGAGTCAAACAGGTCGCGCTGGCGGTTGTCGAGGTTCATGCGGATGGCGTCCATTTCCTTGCGGGTGAGTTCCTGCTGGGAAAGGAAGTAGTGCGGGTCGTGCACGAAGGCCTTGAAGATACCGAAGTGCCACTTGGCTTCCGGGAACTTCACGATATTGCCCTGGGCGTCCTTGAAGTCGACGAGACCGACGATACGGTACGGAGTCTCGATGAAGCCATAGTGGTTCACGATGGCGTAAGACGCGAGGGAGTTGATAAGACCGATGTTCGGGCCTTCCGGGGTCTCGATCGGGCAGAGGCGGCCATAGTGCGTGTAGTGCACGTCACGGACTTCGAAGCCCGCGCGTTCACGGGAAAGACCACCGGGACCGAGAGCGGAGAGACGACGCTTGTGGGTAAGTTCCGAAAGCGGGTTCATCTGGTCCATGAACTGCGAGAGCTGGCTGGAACCGAAGAACGCCTGGACAACAGAGGAAACCGTGCGGGTGTTCACGAGGTCGCGCGGAGTGGTCTGTTCGTCGTCGTTGTGGAGGGAGAGGTTCTCGCGGATGACGCGAGACATGCGGGAAAGACCCACAGAAATCTGGTTAGCGAGGAGTTCGCCCACGGAACGGGTACGGCGGTTGCCCAAGTGGTCGATATCGTCCTTGGCATAACCGTCTTCGCCGTCGTAGAGGCCGACCATGTATTCGATGACGGCCAGGAAGTCGGCCTTGCTCATCGTCGTGCGGGTCGGTTCGGGGAGAGCGAGTTCCTTGTCCATGTTGTACTGCTTGAACTGTTCGCCCACTTCCTTGAGGATGTTGAGGATCTTCGGGGTGTAGACCTTGGCGTTCAAACGGTAACGACCGACTTCGCCCAAGTCGTACTTGCGCGGGTCGTTCAGGAACATGGAATCGAAGTAGTTTTCGGCAGCCTGCAGGTTCGGAGCTTCGTCCTGCTGCTGGTGCGTGACAGAGTAAATCGTGCGGA is a window from the Fibrobacter sp. genome containing:
- the rpsG gene encoding 30S ribosomal protein S7, with translation MSRRRKALHRSILPDPRFKSVLVTELVGVVLKQGKKTIAEQIVYTALDLLDKKVEGKETPLEKFEICLENIKPRVEVKSRRVGGANYQVPMEVAPDRAKALALRWLLDAARNRNEPNMADRLAAELVAAKNGEGNAVRKKNDTHKMAEANKAFAHFRF
- the rpoB gene encoding DNA-directed RNA polymerase subunit beta, which codes for MTTERKSYSSNKFQLELPYLIEVQKASYEQFLQADIPQEKRLPAGLQRVFQDIFPITDPNGLFSLEYEKYYFGIPKYSIPECRERGLSYNMELYATLALRVFEKDGEDTKLKEEVKNDVLICELPIMTENGTFIINGAERVVVSQLHRSPGVSFDEELQPNGRSDYKSRIIPHRGAWVEFNVESDVLYLSIDRKKKIAATAMLRSIGFETTQDILNLFYKKTEEVVVAEEAEKFNEDGVCELIDRIIFNDVVDESTGEIIVEANSVIDERKLERLRESNVEKIVLLSKDEENLLIHNTLTNDKTKSREEALRTIYSVTHQQQDEAPNLQAAENYFDSMFLNDPRKYDLGEVGRYRLNAKVYTPKILNILKEVGEQFKQYNMDKELALPEPTRTTMSKADFLAVIEYMVGLYDGEDGYAKDDIDHLGNRRTRSVGELLANQISVGLSRMSRVIRENLSLHNDDEQTTPRDLVNTRTVSSVVQAFFGSSQLSQFMDQMNPLSELTHKRRLSALGPGGLSRERAGFEVRDVHYTHYGRLCPIETPEGPNIGLINSLASYAIVNHYGFIETPYRIVGLVDFKDAQGNIVKFPEAKWHFGIFKAFVHDPHYFLSQQELTRKEMDAIRMNLDNRQRDLFDSFAGKVFQFTDSEGEVRYFKNGFELDGFSGSADYVQASNSIDQVVSDFITYLTADEEDAFKVAPASTELTDDNRFKEEYVIVRDKSEYPHVLRQDSIEIGDYDVERIDLMDVAPMQIVSVAAGLIPFLEHDDANRALMGSNMQRQAVPLLRAEAPVVGTGLERRAALDSGTVVRAKHDGRVTFVDARNITVQRGNMVNGNFEPLTGLGENYEFLGKDPIDEYTLRKFERSNQDSCVNQKPIVNVGDFVKAGDVLADGVSTDHGELALGKNILIGFLPWNGYNYEDAVIISEELAIKDTFTSIHIEEYELDVRETKRGPEELTREIPNVGEEALRNLDENGVIRVGAEVGPDDILVGKVTPKGETELSPEERLLRAIFGEKAGDVRDSSLKAPPGMKGVVLETRIFCKKEKSDKKSKEKDQETIESIRSNFQTQIDKIKESCREHLFELLGGKPAGKVMDNETHELLIREGQTYTAQNLTAIDVTKVSPASTFVVGDDELQEQVLSLVLVARDNLDTLTRTMEKEIDKVTKGDELKPGVLKSVKVYIAKKRCLSIGDKMAGRHGNKGVVSKIVPVEDMPFTEDGRPLQILLNPMGVPSRMNIGQVLEVHLGWAAKTLGFKVSTPVFDGAKFEDICKELEKAYQKNPIVSYEMDPEHDKIIGKAKLYDGRTGEAFLNPVTIGYMYYLKLGHLVDDKIHARSIGSYALVTQQPLGGKSQFGGQRFGEMEVWAMEAYGAAYTLQELLTVKSDDVTGRSMVYDAIVHGKNTPKPGIPESFNVMIREVHSLGLDIETIGDK
- the rpoC gene encoding DNA-directed RNA polymerase subunit beta', with product MSEEMMENQENSGDISIHLAAPDLIRYWSYGEVTKPETINYRTFKPERDGLFCEKIFGPVKNWECNCGKFKRARYKGVICDRCGVEVTHSRVRRERMGHIELAIPLAHTWFVRNQPCVIGALLGLSTKDLEQVIYYERYVVIDKGDAELEENSLIDEVTYQDLVAEGRAFDARMGASAIKLLLDKLDLTELSAKLRDQARSNSKTKMDDAIKRLKIVDAFRKSQMESFRSYYNNPDGSRDAGKAWLKGLAEAIAEFKADYESKHSEFVLADAYEEFRRRYPNEVRLLANQPSWMILDVLPVIPPDLRPLVPLEGGRFATSDLNELYRRVINRNNRLKKLIDIRAPNVILCNEKRMLQEAVDQLFDSGRRTARTGSTRPLKSLAELLKGKQGRFRMNLLGKRVDYSGRSVIVVGPELQMHQCGLPKRMALELYKPFIIQRLEEDGIVYTLKSAKKYVDAERPEVWDILEEIIEDHPVMLNRAPTLHRLGIQAFYPKLIEGNAIRLHPLVCTAFNADFDGDQMAVHLPLSFETQLECRVLMLSSNNILHPASGQPIAVPGQDIVLGLYYLTKPRPGRKGEGMHFYDSAEAIRAYENEVVDLNASVYLKLPAGRKIYTGALEKDCVCVREIADDNGNLEESVKAGEKIKFLTLKEDNVIKTTVGRIIFNEFVPNELGYANETFGKKVIAKSIDDLYRRTGNRVTVEYLDNLKANGYKWATRAGSSVAIAEMVIPEEKQALLDAATEKVNEIRSLYEDGVITDGERYNQIIDVWSKTTSDVAAKQWDLLSHDRDGFNPVYMMADSGARGSRQQIMQLSGMRGLMQKPIKQLGGQEVIENPIKSCFREGLNVMEYFISSHGARKGLADTALKTADAGYLTRRLVDVGQDLVVTEEDCGTTDGIEVSAFKDGDDTVIPLEERLLGRAPVDDIKHPVTGEVIVKAGELVTERDLPKISATGLEHIKMRSVLTCNSKNGVCSKCYGRMLASGRPVDLGEAVGVLAAQSIGEPGTQLTLRTFHIGGASSRLTVENNKKAVVDGRVELEQVVTVDHEGQKIVTSRMAELVIFDTTGINKGRYQIPYGAIMHVENNATVTKDQVMFEWDPYNSPIITNVAGKVKLVDLVENKTFRVEKDENTEVETWIVISEKHGGSAKQLRPAISIIDETGAKVGHFMLPDGAILTVHDGDKVTVGSTVAKLPRAAGKTRDITGGLPRVAELFEARKPKNTAVLAPIDGLVVMGKEVRNNQEVIIKMDDREEKVLVPRGVHLAVNEGDRVRAGQKISEGSADPHDILTILGPEEVQRHLVNEIQAVYRLQGVAIADKHIECIVRQMMRKVKVKESGDSELLPGEEISKARLRAENDRLVAQGKAPATFTPMLLGITKASLATDSFISACSFQETTKILTRASIEGQVDPLMGLKENVIMGRLIPCGTGARHLRNVQVVDADAEAEERLRLQNVHADYGNADSGIQMIDTDMGASDDEDVD
- the rpsL gene encoding 30S ribosomal protein S12; this translates as MPTIQQLVRNGREQISNKTASVALKSCPQKRGVCTRVYTSTPKKPNSALRKIARVRLSNKMEVTAYIPGEGHNLQEHSIVLIRGGRVKDVPGVRYHIIRGALDTQAVNGRQNGRSKYGVKKKGAAPAKK